AAGTGTTTCCCGAGCGTGCCGATGATCCCATCAGCAGCTTCACCCTGGCGGAACTCAAACAGCTTGATGCCGGTAGCTGGTTCAACGAACGCTATCCGGCGCGTGCCCGGTCAAGCTACAAGGGACTCAAGATCCTCACCCTCGATGAAGTACGCAGTATCGCCGAAGGTGGTGACAATCACCCCGGTCTTTATATCGAAACCAAGGTGCCAAAACAGTTTCCCGGCATCGAGGCGGATCTGAAGGCTTATCTCGAGACACATCACTGGATGGGGGATCAGGCACTCCAGGCGCCGAAGAATTTTGATCAGAAAAGTCATGTCGGGGTGGCGTTCACTCCGGGTCGGGTCGTGCTGCAGACCTTTGAAAAATCGAGTCTGGTCAACCTGCAGCAGCAGATGCCCGAGGTGCCGAAGATTCTTCTGTTATGGCTGGGAGACGGCTATATCCCGGCGGATGAGAGTATTCGCAAGGGTGAAGATGAGTCGGCAGCTGATTTTTACGCACGTGAACAGGTCGCTTCACAGCAGGCTTACGCCGATTGGCTTGATTTTGCGAAATCGAATGGTGCGGTAGGTGTTGGCCCATCGGCGGTGCAATCGGAACATGATGGAAAATTCAGCAGTCAGTTCAGCTATATGGATCTGGCCAAACGCTGGATGGTCGACATGAGTCATGAGAAGGGATTGCTGGTGCACCTTTATACGGTGGACCAGCCACAGGATTTTCGTACCTATAGTAACCGCGGGGTGGATGGCTTCTTTACCAACCACACTTCGGCCCTGCTGCAGTTCTATGGCCGGCCATCCGATGAGAGCGTCGAGCACATCCTGCGGTCATGGAATTACTGATTGTCCATGGCGATGTCGTCTCGTCCGGCAGTGCGCTGTGTACGCTGATGTGCCAGGGTCCATGCACGTGACGTTTCAACCAGGGAGATAGCGCATGCGAGATGATGACAGCGACCAGTTCGATCGGCTCAATGAGCAGGTGCAACGGGCACTGGCTGATTGTCAGCTCTATGGTTCGGTGATTCGCTCAACCATCGGTGGCCGGGATGTGGTGATGACCGCTGCCGGCAAGGAGCGCCAGGAGACGGTGGTGGCGACCGCGTTGCTGGATTGGGCGGTCGAGCAATTTCGTTCCGGCGCGCTGGCGGGCGAGGATCTCAAACCCTATCTGCAACGGATTCATGCTGACCTCAGTGGTACCGGTGAGGCCAGCGGGGAGAACCGGGACCAGCCCACCTCGAATTGAAGATGCTGGCAGGTGACCCGCAGAGGTGAATGCTACGCTGAAAATTTCACCCCGCTGGGAGGCCGAGTCATGAGTGACAGCGATAATGATGTATCCAACAAGCATCCCCTGATTCTGTTGCCGGGCCTGCTCAATGATGAACGCTTGTGGACAGCTCAGCGTGCCGCGCTTGCTGATCGGGCCGAAATACATGTGCCCGATCTGACCCGATATGAGTCGATCGAGGCCATGGCCGAGGTTGTACTTGAAGAAGCGCCTGAACGTTTTGCCCTGGCAGGGCTTTCAATGGGCGGCTATGTGGCCCTGGCGATCATGCGTCAGGCGCCCGAGCGAGTGACCGGACTGGCGCTGATCGACACTTCTGCGGCGCCGGATAGCGCAGAGGGACGACAGGCGCGTCGCGGCATGATCGAAAAGGCTCAGCAGGATTTTGATGGGGTGATCGATACCCTGATCGGCAAGCTGCTTCACGAAACGCGTCAGCAGGATCTTGCCTTTACCGCGACCGTGCGCGCCATGGCACATGCCGTGGGTATCGAGGGTTTCCGCTGTCAGCAGCAGGCGATCATGGATCGTGCCGATAGTCGTTCGACTCTGGCCTCCATTCGTTGTCCCACCGCTGTCATCTGCGGCCGTGAGGATGGTATTACACCGCCCGAGGATCATCAGCGCATGGTGGAGGCGCTATCCGACGCAGAGTTCACTGTGATCGAGCGCTGTGGTCACCTGGCGCCGCTGGAGCAGCCGGAGCGAGTCAATGAAGCGCTGCTGGCCTGGTGGGCACGTCTGCCCGGGCAATAAAATGATCGTCTGACGGCATGCTATGCTCGTGATCAACGGCGCTATCCTTGATAGCGCCGTCATTTCATTGAATACATATGAGTGTATTTGCCGCCATGTCGTTGACTGTTCGCTCCGCCACCGATGATGACTTTGCCGCCATCTGGGCCATTTTCAGGCCGATTCTCGCCGCCGGTGAAACCTATGCCCTGGATACCGACCTGAATACCGATCAGGCGCGTGCGCTGTGGCTGGAAGCGCCACTAGCCACTTTTGTTGCCGAGCGTGATGGTGAAATTCTTGGCAGCTATTACCTCAAGGCCAACTTCGGCGGCAACGGCAAGCACGTTGCCAACTGCGGCTATATCGTCTCCGAAGCAGCGCGTGGTCAGGGAGTAGCTGGTGAAATGTGTCGCCACTCTCTGCACACTGCTCATGCGCTGGGATTTACCGCGATGCAATACAACAGCGTGATTGCGACCAACGAAGGCGCGATCCGACTGTGGCAGCGTCACGGTTTCGAGATCGTCGGGCGCCTGCCCGGGGCTTTCATCCATCCCCGCGCCGGGGCAGTCGACGCGCTGGTCATGTATCGAGTACTGACCGAAGGACCGCAGAACTGACATCCGTGGACTCATCTCCGGCGCCAGTAGCACTTCAGTGTGCGACTCGCGCCAATGGCGCGATTTTTCTGGGGTGTGGCATTGCCACTGCCTGCTGGGCGCCGATGGTGCCCATGGCGCGGGCACGCCTGGCCATCGGCGATGGCACCCTGGGGTTGATCCTGCTGGCGCTGGGAGCTGGTGGCATGCTGATGATGCCATTGAGCGGTCTGCTGGTACGACACTTCGGCAGTCGACGCATTGTCGTGCTGGCCGGTCTATCGCCGATGCTATTGCTGCCACTGCTGGCCATCGCGCCTACGGCCATCACGCTGGCACTCGCTCTGTTCCTGTTTGGTGCCCTGATCGGTGCCATGGATGTTTCGATGAACGCCCAGGCAGTGACCATCGAGGCGGTTGCCGAACACTCGCGCATGGCCACCTTTCACGGCCTGTTCAGCCTCGGTGGGTTGCTCGGCGCTGGTTTGATGAGTCTGCTGATCGGGCTCGGGCTACCGCTAGTCACGATTGCTGCGCTGTGTGGCGTGGCCATTACTCTGATGGTGCTGGCGGGGCGACGGCAACTGCTGGACGACCCGCCGGCTCCCCAGGGGAGTGCCGGATTCACCTGGCCGCGGGGTGCGGTGGTAGTGCTGGGGCTGCTCTGTCTGATTGCCTTTCTGGCGGAAGGAGCGGTACTCGACTGGAGCGCGGTCTTTCTGCGTTATTCGCGCGATGCCTCACCGGCACTGGCCGGTATGGGATACGGGCTGTTTTCACTGACCATGGCCGCCGGGCGACTGAGTGGTGATCGTCTGATTCGACGCTTCGGCCCGATACGGGTGCTGCGCTGGGGGGCACTGCTGGCCGCATTCGGATACGCAGTGGCGCTAATCGCGCCCTGGCCGGTAATGGCGCTGGTGGGGTTCATGCTGGTAGGGCTCGGGTTGTCCAACCTGGTCCCGGTGCTGTTTTCCGCGGCCGGTCGGGTACCCGACATGTCTCCGGGACTGGCCATTTCGGCGGTCACCACACTGGGGTATGCCGGTCTGCTGGCCGGCCCGGCGGCGCTTGGTCTGATTTCCGAGCTAACGTCACTGACGTTCGCTCTGGCATTGATCGCCCTGGCGCTGCTGGGTGTGATGGGGAGTGCCGGTCGGATTGCGCGGCGTTAGGTATTCAGCGCTGGATCAGGCGCCGTTCGACGATATCGCAGCCCGGTTCATACTCTCCTTCAATGGCGGCAAGTGCTCGCCTGAGCGCTAGCGCCGCGATTCGCTCATGCTGCTGAGGAAGAGAGTTGACGCGCATCGGCAGAAAATCCAGCAGCCGATTGTCGCCGAAGGTGGCAATACGAGGGGGCGTGGTCGAGGGCTGCGCTACCAGCACTTCAAGCAGTACATCCAGCGCCCCTTCCAGCAGTGCATAGGAAGCGGTCACCAGGGCATCGGGCATACCCGCCTGTTCAAGTTGGCGATGCATCAGTGCATTGCCGGTCACCCGGTCATAGTAGTGACCAATATGCACCTGTTTCTGCGCCCGCGGGGCTCCGACCGCGAGCGCCGCTTCGAAGCCGGCGCGTCGTTCGTTGCTGATCGACAATTCCGGCACGGCCTCGAACCATGCAATGTGCATCATGTCGGCTTTGATGACCGAGGTGGTCAGTCGGGCAGCGGCATCGCGGTTGTCGCTGGTCACGCACCGGAAATAGCGTGGGTCGAGTTGCCGGTCCACGGCAATGACCGGCAACCCATCGGCCATCAGCTCACGATAGAAGCTGCTGTCCTGTTCGAGTCGTGAGGCGGTGATCAGCGCATCGCAGCGTCTGGCTCGCAGACTGCGGGCCAGGGCACGTTCAGTCTCGGGCTCGTCATTGGAGCCCACAATCAGCAGTTGATAGCCCGCCTCGCGTGCACCGCGCTCGAGCAGCTTGGCCAGTCGGGCGTAACTGCTGTTCTCCAGATCCGGCAGGATAAATCCCAGTGTTCGGGTTGCGCCGCGTCGCAGGGCAGCGGCCTGGGCATCCACCTGAAAGTGATGGGTATCGACGACTGCCATGACCCGCTCGACGGTGCGTGGGCTGATGCGATGCTGATGGGCCTTGCCGTTGATGACATAGCTGGCCGTGGTACGGGATACACCGGCAAGGCGAGCGATTTCCGCCAGCGTCCTGGGTTTCATGGCTGTCATTCTCCTCTGTGCCGCGCAGCATCGGCCTAAGACTTGTGTCCAGGGAAGCCATGAATCGCTTGCTTCCCTGACTGAAAGCTTTCAGCATGTTGATATGGATAAGGTGACACGATTCAGCAAGCCTGTCAGCTACATCGGCGCCAACAGGATTGGTATGGCATGATGCAACGTGATCACTGCTCGACTTATTGCTTCAGGGGGATGCTGCATGCTGACGCTGACACCCGATGCCGTACTGCTGCGGCAGTCGGCCGGCGACTGGCGCGAGGCGCTCGACCGGGCCGGTGGGGCACTGGTCGAAGCCGGTCTGGGGGAGCCTGCCTACGCGCAGGCGTTGTTTGACCGTGAAGCGCAGTCTTCCACCTGGCTGGGCAATGGTATCGCCATCCCGCATGGCACACCGGAAAGTCGTGATTCCGTCCGGGCGACCGGTATTCGG
This DNA window, taken from Kushneria phosphatilytica, encodes the following:
- a CDS encoding glycerophosphodiester phosphodiesterase; the protein is MFSLLSGPALGSEHAPDEPMAVGKRLSEQSGIPWHAVIAHRGDSFDAPESTRPAYLLARALGADYLELDLQRTKDGQLVAFHDDTLKRTTNVEEVFPERADDPISSFTLAELKQLDAGSWFNERYPARARSSYKGLKILTLDEVRSIAEGGDNHPGLYIETKVPKQFPGIEADLKAYLETHHWMGDQALQAPKNFDQKSHVGVAFTPGRVVLQTFEKSSLVNLQQQMPEVPKILLLWLGDGYIPADESIRKGEDESAADFYAREQVASQQAYADWLDFAKSNGAVGVGPSAVQSEHDGKFSSQFSYMDLAKRWMVDMSHEKGLLVHLYTVDQPQDFRTYSNRGVDGFFTNHTSALLQFYGRPSDESVEHILRSWNY
- a CDS encoding alpha/beta fold hydrolase, whose product is MSDSDNDVSNKHPLILLPGLLNDERLWTAQRAALADRAEIHVPDLTRYESIEAMAEVVLEEAPERFALAGLSMGGYVALAIMRQAPERVTGLALIDTSAAPDSAEGRQARRGMIEKAQQDFDGVIDTLIGKLLHETRQQDLAFTATVRAMAHAVGIEGFRCQQQAIMDRADSRSTLASIRCPTAVICGREDGITPPEDHQRMVEALSDAEFTVIERCGHLAPLEQPERVNEALLAWWARLPGQ
- a CDS encoding GNAT family N-acetyltransferase, with product MSVFAAMSLTVRSATDDDFAAIWAIFRPILAAGETYALDTDLNTDQARALWLEAPLATFVAERDGEILGSYYLKANFGGNGKHVANCGYIVSEAARGQGVAGEMCRHSLHTAHALGFTAMQYNSVIATNEGAIRLWQRHGFEIVGRLPGAFIHPRAGAVDALVMYRVLTEGPQN
- a CDS encoding MFS transporter yields the protein MDSSPAPVALQCATRANGAIFLGCGIATACWAPMVPMARARLAIGDGTLGLILLALGAGGMLMMPLSGLLVRHFGSRRIVVLAGLSPMLLLPLLAIAPTAITLALALFLFGALIGAMDVSMNAQAVTIEAVAEHSRMATFHGLFSLGGLLGAGLMSLLIGLGLPLVTIAALCGVAITLMVLAGRRQLLDDPPAPQGSAGFTWPRGAVVVLGLLCLIAFLAEGAVLDWSAVFLRYSRDASPALAGMGYGLFSLTMAAGRLSGDRLIRRFGPIRVLRWGALLAAFGYAVALIAPWPVMALVGFMLVGLGLSNLVPVLFSAAGRVPDMSPGLAISAVTTLGYAGLLAGPAALGLISELTSLTFALALIALALLGVMGSAGRIARR
- the cra gene encoding catabolite repressor/activator, producing the protein MKPRTLAEIARLAGVSRTTASYVINGKAHQHRISPRTVERVMAVVDTHHFQVDAQAAALRRGATRTLGFILPDLENSSYARLAKLLERGAREAGYQLLIVGSNDEPETERALARSLRARRCDALITASRLEQDSSFYRELMADGLPVIAVDRQLDPRYFRCVTSDNRDAAARLTTSVIKADMMHIAWFEAVPELSISNERRAGFEAALAVGAPRAQKQVHIGHYYDRVTGNALMHRQLEQAGMPDALVTASYALLEGALDVLLEVLVAQPSTTPPRIATFGDNRLLDFLPMRVNSLPQQHERIAALALRRALAAIEGEYEPGCDIVERRLIQR